In the genome of Desulfatiglans anilini DSM 4660, one region contains:
- a CDS encoding cation transporter, producing the protein MSGCECEINVTNAREKRTLLILLAINAFMFVFELVLGLIAESTGLVADSLDMFADASVYSISLYAVGKSASLKGAAAKISGMVQSILAFLVFFDVLRRFIFGSEPVSILMIGVGAMALIANSICLALISRHRDGGVHMRASVIFSTNDVIANIGVILSGVLVWAIGSRYPDLIIGLGISAVVLRGGLRIMKEARDDQTGAETCSCTGSEKCIK; encoded by the coding sequence ATGTCGGGATGCGAATGTGAAATCAACGTTACCAATGCCCGGGAGAAGAGAACCCTCCTGATTCTTCTAGCCATCAACGCCTTTATGTTTGTTTTTGAACTGGTACTGGGTTTGATAGCGGAATCCACCGGGCTTGTAGCCGATTCGTTAGACATGTTCGCGGATGCCTCCGTGTATTCGATCAGCCTTTATGCTGTTGGCAAGAGCGCCTCGTTAAAGGGCGCCGCCGCCAAGATCAGCGGCATGGTCCAATCGATTCTGGCTTTTTTGGTTTTCTTCGACGTCCTGCGGCGATTCATTTTCGGAAGTGAACCCGTCAGCATCCTGATGATAGGGGTCGGCGCCATGGCCTTGATCGCAAATTCGATATGCCTGGCGCTCATCTCCAGACACCGTGATGGCGGAGTTCACATGCGTGCATCCGTGATCTTTTCGACGAACGACGTCATCGCCAACATCGGTGTCATCCTTTCCGGAGTTTTGGTCTGGGCTATCGGCAGCCGATATCCTGATCTAATCATTGGTCTTGGTATTTCAGCCGTCGTGCTGCGTGGCGGCCTCCGCATAATGAAAGAGGCAAGGGACGATCAAACAGGGGCGGAAACCTGTTCCTGCACAGGTTCAGAAAAATGCATAAAATAA
- a CDS encoding Card1-like endonuclease domain-containing protein: MADQFTTVDHLLLLVGSNPLPNYLAALVLDPRVIHLFYSPETESVKDSLSKGLKKRQEKLILEEVCIREATNAAQVRAAFASLPQGAHLHYTGGTKIMAAHARMAFKDAGGRDDQASYLDERKGVLRFDTGYEIDLSKRAVDMSIDDILQLHGIERLSKRDNAGQSPTDADAGIIAAKVLNRPDLAEKLHGLHREERNLVSISKAKEQPVDLSGLLEGLSVLHFPEADWNKDTFKKWCDFLGGVWLERWCRGLVKNVAADSEIALGVDCRMPGGRQFEIDVAVVRGHRLYVISCTTDATMKLCKSKLFEVAMRARQLGGDLARSALVCLLHGSDPKGLYIAQLREDVDDIWSAPNTPQVFGLDDVKEWAGTDGRPNTRYLQQWLDS, translated from the coding sequence ATGGCAGATCAATTCACGACCGTGGACCATCTTCTCTTGCTGGTAGGTTCCAATCCCCTGCCGAACTATCTGGCCGCACTTGTCCTCGATCCGCGCGTTATCCATCTTTTTTACAGCCCGGAAACCGAGAGCGTCAAAGACTCGCTTTCGAAAGGCCTCAAGAAAAGGCAGGAAAAACTGATTCTAGAGGAGGTCTGCATCCGGGAGGCTACAAACGCCGCTCAGGTGAGGGCCGCATTTGCGTCATTGCCTCAAGGGGCGCATTTGCACTACACGGGCGGCACCAAGATCATGGCCGCTCATGCCCGCATGGCCTTCAAGGATGCGGGCGGCAGGGATGACCAGGCTTCCTACCTGGATGAAAGGAAGGGAGTCCTTCGGTTCGATACCGGCTATGAGATCGATTTATCGAAACGAGCGGTCGATATGTCCATAGACGACATCCTTCAACTGCACGGGATCGAGCGTCTTTCCAAAAGGGACAATGCTGGTCAATCTCCCACGGATGCCGATGCGGGAATCATCGCAGCGAAGGTGCTCAACCGCCCTGATCTTGCCGAAAAGCTGCATGGTCTCCATCGAGAGGAAAGAAATCTAGTTTCGATCAGCAAAGCCAAAGAACAGCCGGTTGATCTCAGCGGTTTGTTAGAAGGTTTAAGTGTTCTGCATTTTCCAGAGGCGGACTGGAACAAGGACACCTTTAAAAAATGGTGCGATTTCCTAGGGGGCGTATGGTTGGAGCGATGGTGCAGGGGATTGGTGAAGAATGTTGCCGCCGATTCGGAAATCGCGCTCGGCGTCGACTGCAGGATGCCCGGCGGCCGCCAGTTCGAGATCGACGTGGCCGTTGTTCGAGGGCACCGGCTGTACGTGATCTCCTGCACCACGGATGCAACAATGAAGCTTTGCAAATCCAAGCTTTTCGAGGTGGCCATGCGCGCCCGTCAACTGGGAGGGGATCTGGCTCGATCCGCCCTGGTCTGTCTGCTTCACGGCAGCGATCCAAAGGGCTTGTACATAGCTCAACTGCGAGAGGATGTCGACGACATCTGGAGTGCGCCCAACACGCCGCAGGTGTTCGGCCTCGATGATGTGAAGGAATGGGCGGGGACCGATGGCCGCCCCAATACGAGATACCTTCAACAATGGCTCGATTCATAG
- a CDS encoding Cas10/Cmr2 second palm domain-containing protein codes for MRVLTAIDLLGVQRFIFSSNRLRDVVTGSYLVDWSTSSSGALENLVPERDILLAGGGNALLEFDSMGKAQGFTARYTRRLNDEVPGLEIAVVHKAFQAGGLARALQEIQIDLARRKTARLPSAPLLGLSVTAACGETGLPAVGFDQADKGVPLSNSVLQRRKRRDEANRHWSPYLEGLEGFAFPTELDDLGRTLGDTSLIGVVHADGNGVGEKIKGWLIQKSKHQVDDDTVRREYREWSQAIDQLGQDALCALVERICQSSEERNGAQNKLKSRWVTGTPSRLEIELKPSEGGWMLPLRPIVLGGDDLTFVCDGRIALDLAETVLSAFEGVELPHLGEISACAGVAVVRVHTPFAKAYRLAEGLCASAKKMRKKKEEDEGFCGCALDWHIGMPRPGQGVERIRERQYCIDECRLTCRPLLLGSTKEDSGTWRWLSKTLLGDTDEGLRGKAWCGRRSKAKALAELVREGPDAVRRAMTAWRAVNKRLSLPQGIAEDGFFVKSRTPLLDAVELLDLHLMLEPTAHARGKQEDKR; via the coding sequence ATGCGCGTTTTGACCGCAATCGACCTGCTTGGTGTGCAGCGCTTCATCTTTTCCTCGAATCGTCTGCGGGATGTGGTGACCGGGTCCTACCTGGTGGATTGGAGCACCTCCAGCAGCGGCGCATTGGAGAACCTGGTTCCTGAAAGGGACATCCTTCTGGCGGGGGGAGGCAATGCTCTTCTCGAATTCGACTCCATGGGGAAGGCGCAGGGATTCACCGCCCGCTATACACGCCGCCTGAATGACGAGGTGCCCGGGCTGGAGATCGCCGTGGTCCACAAGGCATTCCAAGCGGGGGGTTTAGCCCGCGCACTCCAGGAGATTCAGATCGATCTCGCGCGGAGGAAGACGGCGAGGCTGCCCTCCGCACCTCTTTTGGGGCTTTCGGTGACCGCGGCTTGCGGAGAGACCGGCTTGCCTGCAGTTGGCTTCGATCAGGCCGACAAGGGTGTCCCGCTGTCCAACTCGGTCTTACAGCGCCGCAAGAGGAGGGATGAGGCCAACCGGCACTGGTCGCCATACCTGGAAGGCCTAGAGGGATTCGCCTTCCCGACTGAACTGGATGACCTCGGCCGAACCCTCGGCGACACGAGCCTCATCGGGGTGGTGCATGCCGACGGAAACGGCGTAGGTGAAAAGATCAAAGGCTGGCTTATTCAGAAGTCCAAGCACCAGGTGGACGACGACACCGTACGCCGGGAATACCGCGAGTGGTCGCAGGCGATCGACCAACTGGGGCAAGATGCCCTTTGCGCCTTGGTGGAGCGGATCTGCCAAAGCTCCGAAGAGAGAAACGGAGCGCAGAATAAGCTAAAATCCCGCTGGGTAACCGGGACGCCGTCGAGGCTGGAAATCGAACTCAAGCCAAGCGAGGGCGGGTGGATGCTTCCCTTGCGCCCCATCGTTTTGGGCGGGGACGATCTCACCTTTGTGTGCGACGGGCGCATCGCCCTGGACCTGGCCGAAACGGTCTTGAGCGCCTTTGAAGGCGTGGAATTGCCCCACCTCGGAGAAATCTCCGCCTGTGCAGGGGTGGCCGTTGTCCGCGTCCACACGCCCTTCGCCAAGGCGTATCGACTGGCCGAAGGACTCTGCGCTTCAGCCAAAAAGATGCGGAAAAAGAAAGAGGAAGATGAAGGATTTTGCGGCTGCGCCCTGGATTGGCACATCGGGATGCCGCGCCCCGGGCAGGGGGTGGAGCGGATCCGGGAAAGGCAATACTGCATCGATGAATGTCGATTGACCTGCCGGCCTTTACTTCTGGGGTCAACAAAGGAGGACTCGGGGACTTGGCGCTGGCTGTCCAAGACCCTTCTGGGTGACACCGACGAAGGCCTCAGAGGAAAAGCCTGGTGCGGGCGGAGGAGCAAGGCGAAGGCCCTGGCCGAGCTGGTCCGGGAAGGACCAGACGCAGTAAGGAGGGCCATGACTGCCTGGCGAGCGGTGAACAAGCGGCTCAGCCTGCCGCAGGGGATCGCCGAAGACGGCTTTTTCGTGAAGAGCCGCACGCCGCTCCTGGACGCCGTGGAGTTGCTCGATCTGCACCTTATGCTCGAACCAACCGCTCATGCGCGCGGAAAGCAGGAGGATAAGCGATGA
- a CDS encoding RAMP superfamily CRISPR-associated protein, protein MKDKTTDSGERGDVRAMTARWVVTARMRLKTASHFGGEGDSAVDMAVLRDAKDGRPLLPGASLAGALRGHLADVYGGYRSDEDREVAGLFGVERQKDEGAQSPLIVFDSLGEVPEGMTVEIRDGVAIDSATGTAKPHKKFDFEVLPAGTVFPLRVDLIIEDSASEPAQLGRLVTALDGLDSGDIALGMRRSRGMGSIEAGHWRARRFDLSTQQGWLDWLTTDHLNPLRDDVQSHESPLKAIRASQTGKIPMELPDKRDRILVDLALKVAGDLLVRSPGCDPAAPDSVHLRSAGRPVLPGTGLAGVLRAQAQRIAWLVRESAADAEQWVDRLFGAQCSDEDERADAQMGRSSASKLRISESFLEGSDPRRQARIAIDRFTGGVVQGALFDEQVEVGGSLKVRLELRNPTDGESGLLLLLVKDLLSGNIPVGGEASVGRGVLKGSARIRLNGDVQYEIRSDLSVEEEARKFFDTRIRAFHEAEILNAQEVRS, encoded by the coding sequence ATGAAAGATAAGACCACGGATTCGGGGGAGAGGGGCGATGTTCGAGCCATGACGGCCCGCTGGGTGGTCACCGCTCGCATGAGGCTCAAAACGGCCAGCCACTTCGGCGGGGAGGGCGATTCGGCTGTCGACATGGCGGTCCTGCGCGATGCGAAAGACGGCAGGCCTCTGCTTCCCGGGGCCTCTTTGGCCGGGGCCTTGCGCGGCCACCTGGCCGACGTTTACGGGGGATACCGTTCGGACGAAGATCGAGAGGTCGCCGGCCTCTTCGGCGTTGAGCGGCAGAAGGATGAGGGCGCCCAAAGCCCGTTGATCGTCTTCGATTCCCTGGGAGAGGTGCCGGAGGGCATGACGGTCGAGATCCGCGACGGAGTGGCGATCGATTCGGCCACCGGAACGGCGAAGCCGCACAAGAAATTTGATTTTGAGGTGCTCCCGGCCGGAACCGTTTTTCCTCTCCGGGTCGACCTGATCATCGAGGATTCGGCATCCGAACCGGCGCAGCTCGGCCGGCTGGTCACGGCGCTGGACGGGCTGGACAGCGGGGATATCGCTCTCGGCATGAGGCGTTCACGCGGGATGGGATCGATCGAGGCCGGCCACTGGAGGGCCCGGCGCTTCGATCTGAGCACCCAGCAGGGCTGGCTCGACTGGCTGACGACGGACCATCTGAATCCTTTACGGGATGACGTTCAGTCCCATGAATCTCCTTTGAAGGCCATTCGAGCCAGTCAGACCGGCAAAATTCCGATGGAACTCCCGGACAAGCGGGACCGGATACTTGTCGACCTTGCCCTGAAAGTGGCCGGGGACCTGCTGGTGCGCAGCCCGGGCTGCGACCCCGCAGCGCCGGACTCTGTGCATCTGCGCAGCGCCGGCAGGCCCGTGCTGCCGGGAACCGGCCTGGCCGGCGTCCTCAGGGCTCAAGCGCAGAGGATTGCTTGGCTGGTGCGGGAATCAGCCGCCGACGCCGAACAGTGGGTCGATAGACTATTCGGGGCGCAGTGCAGCGATGAGGACGAGCGCGCGGATGCCCAGATGGGCCGGAGCAGCGCCTCGAAGCTGCGGATCTCCGAATCCTTCCTGGAAGGTTCTGACCCTCGCCGCCAGGCCCGGATAGCCATCGACCGGTTCACCGGCGGGGTGGTTCAGGGGGCGCTCTTCGATGAGCAGGTAGAGGTTGGAGGAAGTCTGAAGGTGCGGCTCGAACTCCGCAATCCGACCGACGGGGAATCCGGACTGCTCCTGCTGCTGGTGAAGGACCTGCTTTCGGGAAACATCCCGGTCGGGGGAGAGGCTTCGGTGGGCCGAGGCGTCTTGAAAGGCTCGGCCCGGATCCGTTTGAACGGAGATGTACAGTACGAAATCCGCTCCGACCTGAGCGTGGAAGAAGAGGCCCGAAAGTTCTTCGATACTCGAATCAGGGCCTTTCACGAGGCCGAGATCCTCAATGCGCAGGAGGTGAGATCATGA
- the csx19 gene encoding type III-D CRISPR-associated protein Csx19, translated as MNAIQGCSIEPLNEEACRSLIEWVAGSARPDQASVGFKWLLAHCHDGVTWGRIDDPKQPWLLSSKAFPDLCPELSDSNLLQIRLFGDEKEAMIWRTETGFSGRMAVDKKEADAGSPTRPDDEIRILLGNRLLDGPKEGFTLVGTAGGAQHAVPLQCTAKDFEHGTWPLRLKVRHYFQQDQNTGALRVALSRLIDVFKEVR; from the coding sequence ATGAACGCGATTCAGGGATGCTCGATCGAACCATTGAATGAGGAAGCGTGCCGCTCGCTGATTGAATGGGTTGCCGGCAGCGCCCGCCCTGACCAAGCCAGCGTGGGGTTCAAATGGCTTCTGGCCCACTGCCATGACGGCGTGACCTGGGGGCGGATCGATGACCCGAAGCAGCCTTGGCTCCTCTCTTCAAAAGCCTTCCCGGACCTCTGCCCGGAACTCTCCGATTCCAACCTCCTTCAAATCCGGCTCTTCGGAGACGAAAAGGAGGCCATGATCTGGCGGACCGAAACCGGATTCTCGGGCCGCATGGCGGTCGACAAGAAAGAGGCGGATGCCGGCTCTCCCACTCGACCGGACGACGAAATCCGCATTCTCCTCGGCAACCGCCTTCTGGACGGCCCGAAGGAGGGCTTCACCCTCGTCGGTACGGCCGGGGGCGCCCAGCATGCCGTTCCGCTGCAATGCACTGCGAAGGATTTCGAACACGGGACATGGCCCCTTCGCCTGAAGGTCCGCCATTACTTCCAACAGGATCAAAACACCGGCGCGCTCCGAGTGGCCTTGAGCCGCCTGATCGACGTTTTCAAGGAGGTGCGATGA
- a CDS encoding TIGR03986 family type III CRISPR-associated RAMP protein, which translates to MMALERGKLVLSKKGKPQIDINGKIFNPSQNEVSQSIMGRLEEMNGKEVEFERVGGQPKKIREAGSSFVPCGADGGLHSSTTIKADGGPAAIIRHFHNPYNFVPAPPRRIDDPDLGDCGPIRQDRLFSDRFTGRIRVEMEAVTPLLVPDTEGSKEEKEHKTLPLLLGRDGRPLIPSSSIRGMLRAAYEAVTNSRLGRFPGKEHEKRLAYRMNAAEGLRLVPARVENGKIRLLIGASEVGLEGKPNGAQYAAWLPRYSGPGKNTHNALKYPDGSLPRHADPVECWVELFQHHRWDKKNTKHVADFQFWKVRAIVRSGGELPDVKPTPVSGHAGGHSWHKTMKEMKRAHGWLCITNANINRKHDERVFFRDPSVKCPGPFALTDELRAKWGELIENYQQIHEEDLDRRKRQGEDFDAYLGPEPGRTAWSRHVYRESDSELRDGTLCYARMKKDLSAVEGLFPVMIARELYEASPWALLDPSLRPAEKESELSPADRVFGWVRGDAAGRKQPPGKLAGIRGLLRVGPVFCESSGEEAVERFPDGGLPLAILAAPKPQQGRFYVASSSMGEAQADGQSKIGAAYAPGKGLRGRKVYPHHQGLPEGHWENPMRDRTQSEQGPWQEYRRPKKNDQEQRDDQNRSVLAWVKPGTRFNFDIHVTNLSKVELGALLFLLNLPEKHFHRFGGGKPLGFGSVRLSVAQRDLLTGESLREKYRSWQPQATTEDLSENAVDDFKAAVLSAYGDTGGAFEQLSFIRAFLQACCGFGDGLPVRYPRVAKDGESGPPDPEGESFKWFVANERKGARYALRDLAEDNGLPQLQHS; encoded by the coding sequence ATGATGGCGCTGGAACGCGGAAAACTTGTGCTCAGCAAGAAGGGCAAGCCCCAGATCGATATCAACGGCAAAATATTCAATCCATCCCAAAATGAGGTGTCCCAATCCATCATGGGACGGTTGGAAGAAATGAATGGAAAGGAAGTGGAGTTCGAACGGGTGGGCGGCCAGCCCAAAAAGATCCGTGAAGCGGGGTCCAGTTTCGTCCCTTGCGGGGCGGACGGGGGACTCCATTCAAGTACCACAATCAAGGCAGACGGAGGCCCGGCGGCCATAATACGTCATTTCCACAACCCGTATAATTTCGTTCCGGCACCGCCACGGCGCATTGATGACCCGGATCTTGGCGATTGCGGGCCGATTAGGCAGGATCGGTTGTTTTCGGATCGCTTCACAGGCCGAATCCGGGTTGAGATGGAGGCGGTTACTCCTCTTCTTGTCCCTGACACGGAAGGCTCCAAGGAGGAGAAAGAGCACAAGACCCTTCCCTTGCTCCTTGGCAGGGACGGGAGGCCTCTCATCCCCTCATCGAGCATCCGAGGGATGCTTCGTGCGGCATACGAGGCCGTGACGAACTCACGCCTGGGCAGATTCCCTGGAAAGGAGCACGAGAAGCGGCTCGCGTATCGAATGAATGCAGCGGAGGGGCTCCGCCTGGTTCCTGCCCGTGTCGAAAACGGAAAAATTCGTCTGCTGATTGGCGCATCGGAAGTTGGTCTCGAGGGTAAGCCTAACGGCGCGCAGTACGCCGCGTGGCTGCCGAGATACAGCGGTCCCGGGAAAAACACGCATAACGCCTTGAAATACCCGGACGGCTCGCTTCCCCGGCACGCAGACCCGGTGGAATGCTGGGTGGAGCTATTTCAGCATCATCGCTGGGATAAAAAAAATACCAAACACGTTGCAGATTTTCAATTTTGGAAGGTGCGCGCCATCGTGAGAAGCGGAGGAGAGCTTCCCGATGTCAAACCTACCCCTGTTTCTGGCCATGCAGGTGGCCATTCTTGGCACAAGACGATGAAGGAAATGAAACGAGCTCACGGTTGGCTGTGCATCACCAACGCCAATATCAACCGCAAACACGATGAACGGGTCTTCTTCCGCGATCCCTCCGTCAAATGCCCCGGGCCCTTTGCCCTTACAGACGAGCTTCGGGCAAAATGGGGAGAACTGATCGAAAACTACCAGCAAATCCATGAGGAGGATCTGGACAGGCGTAAAAGGCAGGGAGAAGACTTTGATGCCTACCTGGGTCCCGAGCCGGGGCGGACCGCCTGGTCGCGCCACGTCTACAGGGAAAGCGACAGCGAACTTCGAGACGGTACCCTATGCTACGCCCGTATGAAAAAGGATCTTTCCGCCGTTGAAGGTCTTTTCCCCGTCATGATCGCACGCGAACTGTATGAAGCTTCGCCTTGGGCACTGCTGGATCCGTCGCTCAGGCCGGCGGAAAAAGAATCCGAACTGTCCCCTGCCGACCGGGTGTTCGGCTGGGTCAGGGGGGATGCCGCGGGTCGGAAGCAGCCCCCGGGTAAACTTGCGGGAATTCGCGGTCTGTTGCGTGTGGGCCCGGTCTTTTGTGAATCGAGTGGGGAAGAAGCCGTTGAAAGGTTTCCTGACGGAGGGTTGCCGTTGGCGATCCTGGCTGCCCCGAAGCCGCAGCAGGGCAGGTTTTATGTTGCCTCCTCGTCGATGGGTGAAGCGCAGGCTGACGGACAGTCCAAGATCGGCGCAGCTTACGCGCCAGGCAAGGGGCTCAGAGGACGCAAGGTCTACCCTCATCACCAGGGCCTTCCGGAGGGCCACTGGGAGAATCCCATGCGAGACCGGACACAGAGCGAGCAAGGCCCTTGGCAGGAATACCGTCGTCCGAAAAAAAACGATCAAGAGCAGCGCGATGATCAAAACCGGTCGGTCCTCGCCTGGGTGAAGCCGGGCACGCGTTTCAACTTCGATATTCATGTCACCAATCTCTCCAAGGTTGAACTGGGGGCGTTGTTGTTTCTTCTGAACCTCCCGGAAAAGCATTTCCACCGCTTCGGCGGGGGTAAACCGCTTGGTTTTGGGAGTGTACGGCTATCCGTCGCACAGCGCGATTTGCTGACAGGAGAGTCGTTGCGCGAAAAGTATCGCTCATGGCAACCTCAAGCGACCACTGAAGATTTGTCGGAGAATGCTGTCGACGATTTCAAAGCGGCTGTCCTCAGCGCTTATGGCGATACCGGCGGGGCTTTTGAACAACTTTCCTTCATCAGGGCTTTTTTGCAGGCTTGCTGTGGGTTTGGTGATGGCCTGCCGGTGCGCTATCCACGGGTTGCCAAAGATGGGGAATCCGGCCCGCCCGATCCTGAGGGCGAGTCGTTCAAATGGTTCGTGGCCAACGAAAGGAAGGGTGCTCGTTATGCTCTTCGTGATCTCGCTGAGGACAACGGGTTGCCCCAACTTCAGCACTCGTAG
- the cas6 gene encoding CRISPR system precrRNA processing endoribonuclease RAMP protein Cas6, with product MQSSFSSKWNMKDSLLFLPSSLAGDLPVLKCRIQTELEGEIEPEAYLGSAWRGVLGWELQNLVCPFEGRPRCEQCIVRDHCPLILLFDQRSELPGLLDSPRGYILMPTRDNAGRSVSLEITLVGDCSRFLPVILKALERAQRSGLGRARVRFRVSALQEILPAGRPGEVEILERVPVYESPPALRDWLGRPPEAVPEELQVDILTPLRLRKQGKNVGVIDWPFFFATLARRVEALAALFGERDPFGKEVWQRVTAQFGNGLGRIDGRFEWDDYQRYSNRQHKKIPMGGLVGTARFREPAPWLWEWLRAAELLHVGKGAAMGLGAVRVSCPSFLEGHG from the coding sequence ATGCAATCATCATTTTCATCCAAGTGGAACATGAAGGATTCTCTGCTTTTTTTGCCGTCCAGTCTTGCGGGGGATCTGCCCGTCCTCAAGTGCCGCATCCAAACGGAGCTGGAGGGCGAGATCGAACCGGAGGCCTATTTGGGTTCCGCGTGGCGCGGGGTGCTGGGCTGGGAGTTGCAGAATCTGGTGTGCCCATTCGAGGGGCGGCCGCGCTGCGAACAGTGCATCGTGAGGGACCACTGCCCGCTGATCCTGCTCTTTGACCAGCGCTCGGAGCTGCCGGGGCTGTTGGATTCGCCGCGGGGCTACATCCTTATGCCGACCAGGGACAATGCAGGAAGGTCGGTCTCTCTGGAGATCACTCTGGTGGGGGACTGCAGTCGCTTTCTGCCGGTGATCCTGAAGGCCCTCGAGCGGGCCCAGCGATCGGGCCTCGGCAGGGCCAGGGTGCGGTTCAGGGTGTCCGCCCTTCAAGAGATCCTGCCGGCGGGACGGCCCGGTGAGGTCGAGATTTTGGAGCGGGTTCCGGTGTACGAGTCGCCGCCGGCTCTCCGAGACTGGCTCGGGCGACCACCCGAGGCCGTCCCCGAGGAGCTGCAGGTGGATATCCTCACGCCGCTCCGCCTCCGTAAACAGGGAAAAAATGTCGGGGTGATCGACTGGCCGTTCTTCTTCGCCACCCTGGCGAGGAGAGTGGAGGCCTTGGCGGCGCTTTTCGGGGAGCGGGACCCTTTTGGCAAGGAGGTTTGGCAGCGCGTCACGGCCCAGTTCGGCAACGGCCTCGGCCGCATCGACGGCCGGTTCGAGTGGGACGACTACCAGCGCTATTCCAACCGCCAGCACAAGAAGATCCCCATGGGGGGGCTTGTGGGGACCGCCCGCTTTCGGGAGCCGGCGCCCTGGCTGTGGGAGTGGCTGCGGGCCGCGGAGCTGCTTCACGTTGGAAAAGGCGCGGCGATGGGCCTCGGGGCGGTCCGGGTGTCCTGTCCATCTTTTCTGGAAGGCCACGGCTGA